In Primulina huaijiensis isolate GDHJ02 unplaced genomic scaffold, ASM1229523v2 scaffold20025, whole genome shotgun sequence, the following are encoded in one genomic region:
- the LOC140966099 gene encoding uncharacterized protein: MEAPPPVPPLPLSTTASATTVVAPPTYPDSVSSSSRPRITDSCDADAPPTASPHNLRLMCSYGGHIIPRPHDKTLCYIGGDTRIIVIDRQTSLADLHHRLSKTLFHNQEFSLKYKLPNEDLDSLISVTTEEDLENMVEEYDRLNNAPGELKPGRIRLFLFPKSSSIEQILVESASTKSEDWFLNALNGGKATASERGHSESSSVNYLLGLDDDLLGKSGIAKDVEAQLEDKRGSVDGNGNDNNNNSVINQDVHSVPDSPMLETSSSFGSTSGSPSMVNLPPIRVRLEEIPKLGVVGVDEKFQQMTVGVGGDAILTRKKQEEVEGLAAEVPGVVVSVTPVFGGGEYVNRVQAPLQQQQIAHYQLKQSGGVDLASPDSVSSERSMTNSLSRQRQAVYQEPVVQIQSRNSRVNNSSVDLQTRDQNNSAGQMQPQVPESGYVLSGQFGQNHPQLHQQQQFVHTGMQYIPAGAVPIASYYPMYPTQQQHHPDQPFLEQQYPVYFMPARQAQAYNLPVQPPNYNELTPNAPSSRPQMPPPTAAAPLAAYNPVGNAASQLEIAAGVYRTMASSAPVRVPINQNQAQYVGFTQVYHPQQAVAPAPSSALNSIYEFADSAHAQMYCTQPLPPQSAAQYQTLVPAPTVVLPEATTQLPTENLKP, encoded by the exons ATGGAGGCCCCACCACCAGTACCACCTCTTCCTCTCTCCACCACCGCCTCCGCAACCACGGTCGTGGCACCCCCAACTTACCCAGACTCCGTTTCCTCCTCCTCTCGACCCCGTATCACGGACTCATGCGATGCCGACGCTCCGCCGACCGCCTCGCCTCATAATCTACGCCTCATGTGCAGCTATGGCGGTCACATAATTCCCCGCCCGCATGACAAGACCTTATGCTACATCGGAGGGGACACCCGAATCATCGTCATCGATCGGCAAACCTCTCTTGCCGACCTCCACCACCGACTCTCCAAAACCCTCTTCCACAACCAGGAATTTTCCCTCAAATACAAACTCCCTAACGAGGACTTGGATTCATTAATCTCGGTCACCACCGAAGAAGATCTCGAGAACATGGTCGAAGAATACGACCGCCTTAATAATGCCCCTGGAGAATTGAAACCGGGTCGCATTCGCCTCTTCTTGTTTCCGAAATCGTCGAGTATAGAACAGATTCTCGTTGAATCTGCTTCTACTAAATCCGAAGATTGGTTTCTTAATGCTCTCAACGGGGGGAAAGCAACCGCAAGTGAACGTGGGCATTCGGAATCTTCTTCGGTTAACTATTTGTTGGGTTTGGATGATGATTTATTGGGAAAATCTGGCATCGCCAAGGACGTTGAAGCCCAATTGGAGGATAAAAGAGGTAGTGTTGATGGGAATGGGAacgacaataataataatagtgttATTAATCAGGATGTGCATTCCGTGCCGGATTCTCCGATGCTGGAAACATCTTCGTCTTTCGGGTCCACATCCGGTTCTCCTTCAATGGTGAATTTACCGCCGATAAGGGTGCGCTTGGAGGAGATTCCAAAGCTGGGTGTGGTGGGAGTCGATGAGAAGTTTCAGCAGATGACTGTTGGGGTTGGGGGCGATGCGATTTTAACGCGGAAGAAGCAGGAGGAGGTTGAAGGATTGGCGGCAGAGGTGCCTGGTGTTGTGGTTTCTGTAACACCCGTATTTGGTGGTGGGGAGTATGTGAACCGGGTACAGGCTCCATTGCAACAGCAGCAGATTGCTCACTATCAGCTGAAACAGAGCGGTGGTGTTGATTTGGCTTCTCCGGATTCGGTTTCAAG CGAGCGAAGCATGACCAATTCGTTGTCTCGGCAGAGACAAGCTGTTTATCAAGAACCAGTTGTACAAATTCAATCTAGAAACAGCAGGGTCAACAACAGTTCGGTTGATCTACAGACTAGGGATCAAAATAATAGCGCAGGACAGATGCAACCTCAAGTTCCAGAATCCGGTTATGTCTTGTCCGGTCAATTTGGCCAAAACCATCCTCAGTTGCATCAACAACAACAGTTTGTTCATACCGGTATGCAGTATATCCCTGCCGGAGCTGTGCCAATTGCATCCTATTACCCTATGTATCCTACTCAGCAACAACACCATCCAGACCAGCCCTTTCTTGAGCAGCAGTATCCAGTTTACTTTATGCCTGCTAGACAGGCTCAAGCTTATAACTTACCTGTTCAGCCACCAAATTATAATGAATTGACACCAAATGCTCCTTCCAGTCGGCCACAAATGCCACCCCCTACTGCTGCAGCCCCTCTTGCAGCTTACAATCCAGTAGGAAATGCTGCTTCCCAGCTTGAGATTGCAGCTGGTGTGTATAGAACAATGGCCTCATCAGCACCAGTTCGAGTTCCTATCAACCAGAACCAAGCTCAATATGTTGGTTTCACTCAAGTTTATCATCCCCAACAGGCAGTAGCTCCCGCTCCCTCTTCGGCATTAAATTCTATTTACGAATTTGCTGATTCTGCACATGCTCAAATGTATTGCACTCAACCTCTACCCCCTCAATCGGCTGCTCAGTACCAGACCCTGGTACCGGCCCCTACTGTGGTATTACCCGAAGCTACTACTCAGCTCCCTACAGAGAACTTGAAGCCGTAA